One Perognathus longimembris pacificus isolate PPM17 chromosome 2, ASM2315922v1, whole genome shotgun sequence DNA segment encodes these proteins:
- the Lrrn3 gene encoding leucine-rich repeat neuronal protein 3: MKDMPLRIHVLLGLAITTLVQAVDKKVDCPQLCTCEVRPWFTPRSVYMEASTVDCNDIGLLNFPARLPADTQVLLLQTNNIAKIEYSIEFPVNLTGLDLSQNNLSSVTNINVKKMSQLLSVYLEENKLTELPEKCLAGLSNLQELYINHNLLSTISPGAFIGLHNLLRLHLNSNRLQMINSKWFDALPNLEILMIGENPIIRIKDMNFKPLINLRSLVVAGVNLTEIPDNALVGLENLESISFYDNRLIRVPHVALQKVVNLKFLDLNKNPIHRIRRGDFSNMLHLKELGINNMPELISIDSLAVDNLPDLRKIEATNNPRLSYIHPNAFFRLPKLESLMLNSNALSALYHGTIESLPNLKEISIHSNPIRCDCVIRWINMNKTNIRFMEPDSLFCVDPPEFQGQNVRQVHFRDMMEICLPLIAPESFPSNLDVEVDGYISLHCRATAEPQPEIYWITPSGQKLLPNTLTERFYVHSEGTLDISGITPKEGGLYTCIATNLVGADLKSIMIKVDGSFPQESNGSLNIKIRDIQANSVLVSWKTSSKILKSSVTWTAFIKTEDSRAALSARIPSDVKVYNLSHLNPATEYKICIDVPTVYQKNRRQCVNVTTKGLDPDGKVYEKRITTTLMACLGGLLGIIGVMCLFSCFCQEMNCEGEHIYVKNYLHKPTLGFTELYPPLINLWEAGKEKSTSLEVKATAIGVPTNMS; this comes from the coding sequence ATGAAGGACATGCCACTCCGAATTCATGTGCTGCTTGGCCTAGCTATCACGACCCTGGTACAAGCTGTAGATAAAAAAGTGGACTGCCCACAATTATGTACATGTGAAGTCAGGCCTTGGTTTACCCCCAGATCTGTTTACATGGAAGCATCTACAGTGGACTGTAATGATATAGGTCTCTTAAATTTCCCTGCTAGATTGCCTGCTGATACACAGGTTCTGCTCCTACAGACGAACAATATTGCAAAGATTGAGTATTCCATAGAATTTCCAGTTAATCTTACTGGCCTGGATTTATCTCAAAACAATTTATCTTCAGTCACCAACATTAATGTAAAAAAGATGTCTCAGCTTCTTTCTGTGTACCTAGAGGAAAACAAACTTACTGAGCTGCCTGAAAAATGTCTAGCTGGACTGAGTAACTTACAAGAACTCTATATTAATCACAACTTGCTTTCTACGATTTCACCTGGAGCTTTTATTGGCCTACATAATCTTCTTCGACTTCATCTCAATTCAAATAGACTGCAGATGATCAACAGTAAGTGGTTTGATGCTCTTCCGAATCTAGAGATTTTGATGATTGGGGAAAATCCAATCATCAGAATCAAAGACATGAACTTTAAGCCTCTTATCAATCTTCGCAGCCTGGTTGTAGCTGGTGTAAACCTCACAGAAATACCTGATAATGCCTTGGTTGGACTTGAAAACTTGGAAAGCATCTCATTTTATGACAACAGGCTTATTAGAGTGCCCCATGTTGCTCTTCAAAAAGTGGTAAACCTCAAATTTTTGGATCTAAATAAAAATCCAATTCACAGAATACGAAGGGGTGATTTTAGCAACATGCTTCACTTAAAAGAATTGGGGATAAATAATATGCCCGAGTTGATATCCATCGACAGTCTTGCTGTGGATAACTTGCCTGATTTaagaaaaatagaagctacaaataACCCTAGATTGTCTTATATTCACCCAAATGCGTTTTTCAGACTCCCCAAGCTAGAATCACTCATGCTGAACAGCAATGCCCTCAGTGCCCTGTATCATGGTACTATCGAGTCTCTGCCAAATCTCAAGGAAATTAGCATACATAGCAATCCCATCAGGTGTGACTGTGTCATCCGCTGGATTAATATGAACAAAACCAACATTCGGTTTATGGAGCCAGACTCGCTGTTCTGCGTGGACCCACCTGAATTCCAAGGCCAGAATGTTCGGCAAGTGCACTTCAGAGACATGATGGAAATTTGCCTCCCTCTTATAGCTCCTGAGAGCTTTCCTTCTAACTTGGATGTAGAAGTTGATGGCTACATCTCCCTCCACTGTAGAGCCACTGCAGAGCCACAGCCTGAAATCTACTGGATAACACCTTCCGGTCAAAAACTCTTGCCCAATACTCTGACAGAGAGGTTCTATGTTCATTCAGAAGGCACTCTGGATATAAGTGGCATCACTCCAAAAGAAGGGGGATTATATACTTGCATAGCAACCAATCTAGTTGGTGCTGACTTAAAATCTATTATGATCAAAGTGGATGGTTCTTTTCCCCAGGAGAGCAATGgatctttaaatattaaaataagagatATTCAGGCCAATTCAGTTCTAGTGTCTTGGAAAACAAGCTCTAAAATTCTCAAATCCAGTGTCACATGGACAGCCTTTATCAAGACGGAAGATTCTCGTGCTGCCCTAAGTGCTCGAATACCCTCTGATGTCAAAGTATATAATCTATCTCATCTGAACCCAGCTACTGAGTATAAAATTTGTATTGATGTTCCCACCGTCTATCAGAAAAATAGAAGACAATGTGTAAACGTTACCACAAAAGGCCTGGACCCTGATGGAAAAGTGTATGAAAAGAGGATTACCACTACACTTATGGCCTGCCTTGGAGGACTTCTAGGGATTATTGGTGTGATGTGTCTTTTCAGCTGCTTCTGTCAAGAAATGAACTGTGAAGGTGAACATATCTACGTAAAGAATTACTTGCACAAACCAACCCTTGGGTTCACTGAGCTTTATCCTCCTCTGATAAACCTCTGGGAAGCAGGCAAAGAGAAAAGTACATCTTTGGAAGTGAAAGCAACTGCCATAGGTGTGCCAACAAATATGTCCTAA